A genomic region of Chlorobaculum parvum NCIB 8327 contains the following coding sequences:
- a CDS encoding S41 family peptidase gives MSRIISVLVMIFVLVFGIFIGSRLNRENVGELSGSQSKMVDAYRLISSSYVDPVNSDSLASAGIQGMVQSLDPHTMYLEPEKAAYSNAEFKGNFDGIGIEFDVVRDTLLVVTPLAGGPSDAVGIMPGDRIIAIDSKRVIGITPTAVLKRLRGERGSKVNLAIYRPLTSRTLDFTVTRDKISTSSIDAAFLDDAETGYIRISQFVATTSKEFRAALEKLRAQGMKRLIIDVRGNPGGFLDQAVAVADELLPDGKLIVYTKSRHGGEDQMKYSSKSGGLFEAGPLALLVDRGSASAAEILAGALQDNHRAVVIGELTFGKGLVQRQFAFSDGSALRLTVSRYFTPSGRQIQRSYDEGLQGREHYYKERFTRELPDSFMKKYGGFIYRDGGDISVYSTNGMMGSATSDSLKTVLARVGGIMPDYWVFSKSYSNLYQELYARGVIQDIALKLIDDPKSHVQQYRDSAEKYFEEYHGPTDLKALIRKECAAQKIPFSIVEFNRDRNDIALALKARIARQLFGTEEQIRVLIREGDPFMKVARHFIEKKPS, from the coding sequence ATGTCTCGTATAATCAGCGTACTGGTGATGATTTTCGTTCTGGTGTTTGGTATCTTCATCGGATCGAGGTTGAATCGTGAAAACGTGGGGGAGCTTTCGGGCAGTCAGTCCAAAATGGTCGATGCCTACAGGCTGATCAGTTCGAGTTATGTCGATCCTGTCAATAGCGACAGTCTTGCAAGTGCGGGCATTCAGGGCATGGTTCAGTCACTTGATCCTCATACGATGTACCTCGAGCCTGAAAAGGCGGCCTACAGTAATGCTGAATTCAAAGGGAATTTCGATGGAATCGGCATTGAGTTCGACGTTGTCCGGGACACTCTACTCGTGGTCACTCCCCTTGCGGGAGGTCCCAGCGATGCGGTCGGTATTATGCCTGGCGACAGGATTATTGCCATTGATTCGAAGCGCGTTATCGGCATTACCCCTACAGCGGTGCTCAAGCGTCTAAGAGGCGAAAGAGGCTCCAAAGTCAACCTCGCGATTTATCGCCCACTGACCAGCCGTACCCTTGATTTTACAGTCACCAGGGACAAAATTTCGACTTCAAGCATCGATGCGGCTTTTCTCGATGACGCTGAAACCGGATATATCAGAATCAGTCAGTTTGTAGCGACTACCTCAAAAGAGTTTCGCGCCGCTCTGGAGAAGCTTCGTGCACAGGGGATGAAGCGACTGATTATTGACGTCAGGGGTAATCCGGGCGGTTTTCTCGATCAGGCTGTGGCTGTGGCCGACGAACTTTTGCCTGACGGTAAGCTTATTGTTTATACCAAAAGCCGTCATGGCGGTGAAGACCAGATGAAGTACAGCTCCAAATCAGGCGGTCTTTTTGAAGCCGGGCCGCTCGCCTTGCTTGTTGATCGGGGGAGTGCTTCGGCGGCTGAAATTCTTGCCGGCGCTTTGCAAGACAACCACAGAGCGGTTGTTATCGGAGAGCTGACGTTCGGCAAGGGGCTGGTTCAGCGCCAGTTTGCCTTTTCCGACGGTTCCGCCCTGAGGCTCACGGTTTCCCGTTACTTCACTCCATCAGGACGGCAGATTCAACGCAGTTACGACGAGGGGCTTCAGGGGCGTGAGCACTATTACAAGGAGCGGTTTACCCGAGAGCTGCCGGACAGTTTCATGAAGAAGTATGGTGGGTTTATCTACCGTGACGGTGGCGATATTTCGGTGTACAGCACCAACGGCATGATGGGGAGTGCGACAAGCGACAGCTTGAAGACCGTGCTTGCCCGAGTTGGCGGTATCATGCCCGATTACTGGGTGTTCAGCAAATCATACAGTAACCTCTATCAGGAGCTGTATGCCAGAGGGGTGATCCAGGATATCGCGTTGAAATTGATCGATGATCCGAAGAGTCATGTTCAGCAATACCGTGATTCGGCTGAAAAATATTTTGAAGAGTATCACGGGCCGACCGATTTGAAGGCTTTGATCAGAAAAGAGTGTGCTGCCCAGAAAATTCCGTTTTCTATTGTTGAATTCAATCGTGATCGCAACGATATTGCCCTAGCGCTTAAAGCCAGAATTGCACGGCAGTTGTTCGGAACGGAAGAACAGATTCGTGTGTTGATTCGTGAAGGTGATCCGTTCATGAAGGTTGCAAGGCATTTTATTGAAAAAAAGCCTTCGTGA
- a CDS encoding thiamine phosphate synthase — translation MIVSSGEEHRSLQGLALRQAEALGCSAPVVYQLREKGLDAGELEALCRQIVPAIKATGSLFTVNERFDIALTSKASGVHLPEASCPPDAVRKAAPSLIVGQSVHSAKAARAATAAGLDYLLFGPVFQTPSKEPFGAPQGLERLREVCRATPLPVFAVGGITPERSPSCIECGAWGVAAMRPFFDPETMPETINLFLSYLPS, via the coding sequence ATGATTGTCAGCAGTGGCGAGGAGCATCGTTCGCTGCAAGGACTTGCGCTTCGCCAAGCCGAAGCTCTCGGCTGTTCAGCACCAGTGGTGTATCAGTTGCGAGAAAAAGGGCTCGATGCGGGAGAACTTGAAGCCCTCTGCCGACAGATTGTCCCTGCCATTAAGGCAACAGGATCACTTTTCACAGTCAACGAACGATTTGACATTGCCCTGACTTCGAAAGCCTCGGGCGTCCACCTTCCCGAAGCCTCATGTCCTCCAGACGCGGTAAGAAAGGCTGCGCCCTCGCTGATTGTCGGCCAGAGCGTGCATTCGGCAAAAGCGGCACGAGCTGCCACCGCGGCCGGACTTGATTATCTGCTTTTCGGGCCGGTCTTTCAGACGCCATCCAAGGAACCGTTCGGCGCCCCACAAGGGCTCGAACGACTGCGCGAGGTCTGCCGGGCAACACCCCTGCCGGTCTTCGCGGTGGGAGGCATAACGCCAGAGCGCTCTCCGTCGTGCATTGAATGCGGAGCTTGGGGAGTTGCCGCCATGAGACCCTTTTTTGATCCAGAAACCATGCCTGAAACGATCAACCTCTTCCTTTCGTATCTGCCCTCATGA
- the thiE gene encoding thiamine phosphate synthase, whose product MTIPRRLLCVITDQQSNPVELARMALEGGARMVQLRRKSASGRDLFEWAVRIQALCREYEALFIVNDRVDIALAAHADGVHLGQQDIPVASARALLGPETLIGVSVSTPSEAAKAAEEGADYLGVGHIFPTSSKEKPMPPIGTSAIRPIIEASGLPVIAIGGIELQNVAEVIKAGASGVAVISAVSGSADPVAATRELVKRIRQ is encoded by the coding sequence ATGACTATTCCACGACGACTGCTTTGCGTCATCACCGACCAGCAATCCAACCCTGTCGAACTGGCCCGCATGGCCCTCGAAGGAGGCGCGCGCATGGTACAACTTCGAAGGAAATCGGCATCAGGCCGTGACCTTTTTGAATGGGCAGTCAGAATCCAGGCGCTCTGCCGCGAATACGAAGCGTTGTTTATCGTTAACGACCGCGTAGACATTGCTCTTGCGGCACATGCCGACGGCGTGCATCTCGGCCAGCAGGACATACCTGTTGCTTCGGCAAGAGCGCTGCTTGGCCCTGAAACGCTCATCGGCGTGTCGGTATCAACCCCCTCCGAAGCCGCAAAAGCCGCAGAAGAAGGGGCCGATTACCTCGGCGTGGGGCACATCTTCCCCACCAGCTCCAAGGAGAAACCGATGCCACCTATCGGTACGAGCGCGATCCGACCGATCATCGAGGCTTCTGGGCTGCCGGTCATCGCAATAGGCGGCATCGAACTGCAGAACGTAGCTGAGGTCATCAAGGCCGGAGCATCAGGCGTTGCGGTCATCTCGGCAGTCTCAGGTAGTGCCGACCCGGTTGCAGCGACCCGCGAACTGGTCAAACGCATCCGTCAATGA
- a CDS encoding RidA family protein, which yields MLTNEERLIKAGIVLPEIPMPAGLYQPAIRAGGMIYTSGQLPLVNGELLNPGGRGCVTNEREHEAINAARVAALNAVAAVRVVAGSLDNISQIVKLTVYVSSADGFTNQHKVANGASEIIGEIFGEEGRHVRSAVGVKSLPLNASIEVDLLVISMDF from the coding sequence ATGCTTACCAACGAAGAACGTCTCATTAAAGCAGGCATCGTTCTGCCAGAAATTCCCATGCCGGCGGGGCTGTATCAGCCAGCTATCAGGGCAGGGGGAATGATCTATACTTCTGGTCAGCTGCCGCTGGTTAACGGAGAATTGTTGAATCCTGGAGGGCGCGGTTGCGTGACTAATGAGCGAGAGCATGAGGCTATAAATGCAGCGAGGGTAGCCGCCCTTAATGCCGTTGCAGCTGTTCGTGTAGTCGCCGGATCACTGGACAATATCTCTCAAATTGTAAAGCTAACCGTCTATGTTTCAAGTGCTGATGGATTTACGAATCAGCACAAAGTTGCTAACGGAGCATCCGAAATTATTGGTGAAATCTTCGGAGAAGAGGGGAGACATGTTCGAAGCGCAGTAGGCGTAAAGTCTCTTCCATTAAATGCAAGTATTGAGGTTGATCTATTGGTGATTTCTATGGATTTTTAG
- a CDS encoding START domain-containing protein yields the protein MDVATALQGNWEFRVDHKAIKVYSSKIRGSEVLGFKGETEFDVSLRKLISLFHDFDSYGRWVHQLSEMQVLHQNDDLDYVVRQVLNTPWPIPKREMIVRTELHASEEGALALTMNSAHDFVPVKPDMYRVREAWGAWILLPVNESRVHVTFVMHLDPGADIPPALSNAALFEVPFYSLQKMRSLAQDSSYAPPWPSVVDNHIHIS from the coding sequence ATGGATGTAGCTACCGCCCTGCAGGGCAACTGGGAATTTCGTGTCGATCACAAGGCTATCAAGGTCTATTCATCGAAGATCCGTGGCTCCGAGGTGCTGGGCTTCAAGGGTGAGACCGAGTTCGATGTGTCACTCAGGAAGCTGATCAGTCTGTTTCATGATTTTGACAGCTACGGGCGCTGGGTGCATCAGCTTTCCGAAATGCAGGTGTTGCATCAGAACGACGATCTCGATTACGTCGTCCGCCAGGTGCTCAACACGCCCTGGCCGATTCCCAAGCGCGAGATGATTGTGCGTACCGAGTTGCATGCTTCCGAGGAGGGGGCGCTTGCGTTGACGATGAACAGCGCTCACGATTTTGTGCCGGTGAAGCCGGATATGTATCGGGTGCGTGAGGCCTGGGGCGCCTGGATACTACTGCCCGTCAACGAGAGCAGGGTGCACGTGACGTTCGTGATGCATCTCGATCCGGGTGCCGATATCCCGCCTGCGCTCAGCAACGCTGCGCTGTTCGAGGTGCCTTTTTATTCACTGCAGAAGATGCGATCGCTGGCGCAGGACTCCTCGTACGCGCCACCGTGGCCATCAGTGGTCGATAACCACATCCACATTTCCTGA
- a CDS encoding START domain-containing protein produces MSLLEKINSNTCTLRFNNDWLKIFTCPVPSSDFLSFVGVATIDAPQHSVLSLLYDIESAPDWVWKTSEMRILQELDNDNEGRVVLQHVTAPWPVTDREIISRSTAYKDPETGEAFIKIECLPDFIPEDSRYVRVRKLEGAWNILPLSDEQCRVVFRLHIEPGGEIPSWLANIAVIDTPYHTLNNLRDFVKREKYREPVDAAFNESPKDIIRNYTDFISE; encoded by the coding sequence ATGTCACTCCTCGAAAAAATCAATAGCAATACCTGTACGCTCAGGTTCAACAACGACTGGCTGAAGATTTTTACCTGCCCGGTGCCTTCATCCGACTTTCTTTCCTTTGTTGGTGTTGCGACCATTGACGCTCCGCAGCACTCCGTTCTCAGCCTTCTTTACGACATCGAGTCGGCACCTGACTGGGTCTGGAAAACCAGCGAAATGCGTATTCTTCAGGAACTTGACAACGACAATGAGGGCCGTGTGGTTCTGCAGCACGTCACTGCGCCCTGGCCGGTGACGGACCGGGAAATCATCAGCCGATCGACTGCCTACAAAGATCCCGAAACCGGTGAGGCTTTTATCAAGATTGAATGCCTTCCGGATTTCATCCCTGAGGATAGCCGGTACGTCAGGGTTCGCAAGCTCGAAGGGGCGTGGAATATTCTGCCGCTGTCGGACGAGCAGTGCCGTGTGGTGTTCAGACTGCATATCGAACCGGGCGGAGAGATTCCCTCATGGCTGGCAAATATCGCCGTGATCGACACGCCATATCACACGTTGAACAACCTGCGCGACTTTGTGAAGCGCGAAAAGTACCGCGAGCCTGTCGATGCAGCGTTTAACGAGTCGCCAAAAGATATTATCAGAAACTATACCGATTTTATCTCGGAATAG
- the thiD gene encoding bifunctional hydroxymethylpyrimidine kinase/phosphomethylpyrimidine kinase, producing MNATRDYTTVLTIAGSDGSGGAGIQADLKTIAAHSCYGLSVITAVTAQSTMGVADVHPIPSSFIAKQFETIVSDIRIDAIKIGMLGPAGNAETIAGLIAGLDGVPIVLDTVLRSSSGAALFSANDTAAMKRLFPLVSLITPNLPEATMLTGRNAPPSGGKEEIEQIALELQMQGAPSVLVKGGHWEGKVCHDCLLHEERFYWFSNPKINTVNTHGTGCTLSSAIAAGFAMKLGMSEAVARGIDYTRKALQAGAGWRLGHGHGPLYHFPDKTESRAD from the coding sequence ATGAACGCGACACGCGACTACACAACAGTACTGACCATCGCCGGTTCGGACGGCAGTGGCGGTGCAGGTATCCAGGCAGACCTGAAAACCATCGCCGCGCATAGCTGCTACGGCCTGAGCGTCATCACCGCCGTGACTGCGCAAAGCACGATGGGGGTAGCTGACGTTCACCCGATTCCATCCTCATTTATCGCCAAGCAGTTCGAGACAATTGTATCGGATATCCGCATCGATGCGATCAAGATCGGCATGCTGGGCCCTGCTGGGAACGCTGAGACGATTGCAGGGCTGATTGCAGGACTCGACGGCGTGCCGATCGTGCTCGACACCGTGCTGCGCTCTTCGAGCGGTGCCGCGCTGTTTTCGGCGAACGATACGGCGGCAATGAAACGTCTATTTCCGCTGGTAAGCCTCATCACCCCGAACCTGCCCGAAGCAACCATGCTGACAGGCCGTAACGCCCCGCCATCAGGCGGCAAAGAGGAGATCGAACAGATCGCGCTGGAGTTACAAATGCAGGGAGCACCGTCGGTGCTGGTCAAAGGCGGGCACTGGGAGGGCAAGGTTTGTCACGACTGCCTGCTGCACGAAGAGAGGTTTTACTGGTTTTCGAATCCGAAAATCAACACCGTCAACACGCACGGCACCGGCTGCACGCTCTCATCAGCCATCGCAGCGGGGTTTGCAATGAAATTGGGGATGTCCGAAGCCGTAGCCAGAGGAATCGATTATACCCGCAAAGCATTGCAGGCCGGCGCAGGCTGGAGACTTGGTCACGGACACGGCCCGCTCTACCACTTTCCCGACAAGACTGAAAGTCGGGCTGACTGA